One window of Henckelia pumila isolate YLH828 unplaced genomic scaffold, ASM3356847v2 CTG_525:::fragment_3, whole genome shotgun sequence genomic DNA carries:
- the LOC140873293 gene encoding uncharacterized protein, with protein MAEYSTEENLIDSEDEFKKSLEDISDIENDVKRFPSFNCLHQYDPHFELGMMFSNKMELREAIHSHAIKNRRSINITKNDKIRVYAKCAAEECEWKLHALKLSGECSFQIKKYMPEHTCVMNLFVKNLKSTWLSTKYMSKIRSDPKRNVKGFRTDIIEDIGCIVSKSKIYRAKAKATQLVDGQAYEEMQAFYWGRWVSFEGTVWWGTTINYLNIERDYEWTFMSDKQKGLIQAFNEYLGCEGEGHIVEMLEWLVEYFMTKMQVNRDRVEEKWDGLFCPRIKKLIEKNLTKTGDCIPIKADNFHYQVSCFDGSKYSVDLKEWTCGCRKWDLSEIPCNHALSAILAQRWDYFDYVHKCYSLATYKTVYAHTVMPLNGRSEWQQTGVIPALPPKFGRLVGRPKRARRMERDEVVETMKKKKEK; from the exons ATGGCCGAATATTCAACCGAGGAGAATTTAATTGATAGTGAGGATGAATTTAAGAAAAGTCTCGAAGATATATCAGATATAGAAAATGATGTAAAGAGGTTTCCTTCTTTTAATTGCCTACATCAATATGATCCACATTTTGAGTTGGGAATGATGTTTAGCAACAAGATGGAATTGAGAGAGGCAATACACTCACATGCTATAAAAAATAGAAGAAGCATCAACATTACCAAAAATGACAAGATCAGAGTATATGCTAAGTGTGCAGCTGAGGAGTGTGAGTGGAAGCTTCATGCATTGAAGCTTAGTGGGGAATGCAGTTTTCAAATCAAGAAGTACATGCCTGAACACACATGTGTGATGAATTTGTTtgtgaaaaatctgaaatcaacttGGTTGTCTACAAAGTATATGAGCAAAATCAGATCAGACCCAAAAAGAAATGTGAAAGGCTTTAGAACTGATATTATAGAAGACATTGGATGCATAGTTTCAAAGTCTAAAATTTATAGGGCAAAAGCAAAAGCAACTCAGCTAGTTGACGGACAAGCTTATGAGGA GATGCAGGCGTTTTATTGGGGGCGATGGGTGTCATTTGAAGGGACCGTATGGTGGGGTACTACTATCAACT ATTTGAATATTGAAAGAGATTATGAATGGACATTCATGTCTGACAAACAAAAAGGGTTGATCCAAGCATTCAATGAA TATCTTGGATGCGAGGGAGAAGGTCATATTGTCGAGATGCTTGAATGGCTTGTTGAGTACTTTATGACAAAAATGCAAGTTAATAGAGATAGGGTTGAAGAAAAGTGGGATGGATTGTTTTGCCCTCGTATAAAAAAACTAATAGAGAAGAATTTGACAAAGACTGGGGATTGCATACCAATTAAAGCAGATAACTTTCATTACCAAGTTTCATGCTTTGATGGGAGTAAGTATAGtgtagatctaaaagaatggaCATGTGGTTGTAGGAAATGGGATCTGAGTGAAATTCCATGTAACCATGCTTTATCTGCCATTTTAGCCCAACGATGGGATTATTTTGATTACGTGCATAAATGCTATAGTTTAGCCACATACAAAACTGTTTATGCTCATACAGTGATGCCACTAAATGGTAGAAGTGAATGGCAACAAACAGGAGTTATCCCTGCACTTCCACCAAAATTTGGGAGACTCGTGGGAAGGCCCAAACGAGCAAGAAGAATGGAAAGAGATGAAGTTGTTGaaacaatgaaaaaaaaaaaggaaaagtaA